In Bacteroidales bacterium, the genomic stretch AATATGAGGCCTGAGTTGACTTCCCTTTTCGCATTTGTCGCCAATTTTCAGCTCCCAGCCGTCGATTTCATATACCAATCCCGGATCAACCGTGCTTCTGGCTTTCCTTAGTTCGCCATGAAGATGGAGAATTTTACCGGAGCCCGCTCTTTCGTGCAGATCGTCCACATTCTGGGTGACGATTTCCACATTGAACTTCTCTGCGAGCATTGCCAAAGCAAAGTGCGCTTCATTTGGCCTTACTTCAAGCATTTGCCTGCGCCTTGCATTATAAAACTCAAGCACAAGCGCCGGGTCTTTCTCCCATGCTCCCGGTGTGGCTAAATCTTCAAAACGGTGGGTTTTCCAAAGGCCGTCGCCATCCCTGAAAGTCTTTATTCCGCTTTCGGCGCTAATGCCTGCTCCGGTGAGAATGACTATTTTTTTCATTTTGCTGACATGTCTGGTATTCAGGTTTAAATTTTATTCAACGATGACATGAGAGAACCAATAGTTACCGTGGTTAAAAGATTCTTATTCACAATTATCAAACGTTCCGGTTTATTTGCGCAATGACTGCCTAGGAACTATTGAATCCCAATTTTGATTTTCTTTATTGCTGCAGACATTTTCCTTCGGAGTAATTTTTGATTTTTACAATTTAGTGTAATCTCAAATCATCAGGCCAACCCGTTGTTTCTTTGCTCAACCTGCCTTAGTTATCAGACCTCTAATAGTAAAAATGATCTTTTGCCATCCGGTTCCTGAACGGAATGATCCATCCTGCTTTTATTCCGTAAAGCATATCGAGACGTTTGGCATCATCGCGCTGCATGGTGTCGAAATTCATCGAGCGCCGGCTTTGGGTAAAGGCCTGCACGAACTCAAATCCAATAAAAAAGTTGGCAAGTTTAGACTCGCCAAGATGCAAATAGCCGATGAACTGACTTGTACTAAATCCGTTGGTGAGCCGGTCATACCCTTTTTTGTAATCATCCCTCAGTGCTGCAACCATGTTTTCCTCGACAGCGATATGAATCCTGTGCTGGAGAAATCCTGCGCCTGCTGTCAGCATGAGGCCGGAGTTGGGATTCGAACCAAAAACAGGGATTATTTTTCCGACGCGGGCCATGGCATAAAATCCCCGCTCGAAAAAACTTACATTGGCTACCTGTCCCTGGTCGCTGATCACAAAACCATCAACGGTGAGCAGGTTTTGTATCAGGCTGTCTTCGTTTATTTTGTTGCCGAAAACGAAATTCAGATCAGCACCAATTAACCAGTTGCTTTTTGTTTTGTGCTGAAAGCCCGGACCTACAGTCGAACTCAGTCCAAACCTGTCAGCCATATCTCCGCCGGGAATCTGGAACCCAATTGACGGATAGACCATGAATATGCTTTCAGCCTCAGACGTTTTTTTCTTTTGCTGGTCCTGCCCGGCAGCAAAAAAAACGAGATACAGGGAGAATATGAACGAAAGGAGAAATCTCATTTTCATCAAAATTGAACGCAAAGATAGGGATTTGGCAGCAGCCGGCAGAAATTTGTTTGACTTCATCAGCTATTCCGGTTTTGGGTTTATAAGGTGTACCCCTGTGGCGTATTGACCTGACAATACATTGATCATCAACTTATAGTCTTCCTCTTTGTGTACAAAGTCCAGTTGGTTGGTGTCGATGATCAAAATACGCATGTTCGACTGTTTTTTGATAAAATCGAGATAACTGTCCTGGATTTTTTCCAGGTAATCGGCTTTGATATCAAGTTCATAGTTGCGGCCACGACGCCTGATGTTGGCTAAAAGGTGTTCGATGTCAAGGTACAGGTAAACCAGCAAATCGGGCTTGGGCAGGGTTTCGCTAATGATTTCAAACAATTTCTTGTACAGCGAAAAGGTATCGTCGGGCAGGTTTTTACGGGCAAAGATGAACGACTTATGGATGAAATAGTCAGAGATGGTGAAGTTGGTGAAAAGGTCGCGGTGGGTGAGTTCCTTTTTAAGCTGTTCAAAGCGTTCGGCCAGAAACGAAAGTTCAAGCGGGAAGGCATATTTATCCGGCTCTTTGTAAAATTTCGGCAGGAAGGAGTTATCCTCAAATTGCTCCAGAATCAGCTTTGCGTTGCACTCGGCAGCAATACGGGTGGCAAGGGAGGTCTTGCCGGCGCCGATGTTACCCTCGATGGAGATGAAGTTGTAATCAGAGAATTTCATAAGGTTCTTGTGTCATATTTTTTTAAATTGCTGCTTTTTTTGGCACAAATTCCAAAAAAGCAAAAAGCAAATACCAAATAAATCACAAGTACAAATATCTAAATTTCAAACAGCCTGCCTGCGTGCCTCTGGTAGACAGGTAAGGATGGAAGTTGAAGGTTTTGTTTTGAATTTTTAAAATTCAAAATTTTGAATTTATTTGTCATTTGTTTCTTGTCATTTGTTATTTCAGGCTTGCCCAGGTTAGGGAGTTAGGCTGTTTTGGTTTGTAAAGCTTTACTTTAAGCCGGTCGTCGCAATTCAGCAGCAGTTCACTGATGGTTTTATGAAAAACCGGATGTACCAGATCAGGAGCTATCTCATTTATCGGGGTCAATACAAACCTGCGCTTGTGCAGTAAAGGATGCGGCACTACAAGTCCATTTTCGCTAATCACCCTATCCGCATAAAACAACATATCGAGGTCAATCAGCCTTGAAGCATACCCGCCATTTCCGTTGCGCTTTCGTCCAATCACTGTTTCGAGTTCCAATAGTTTAGTGAGCACGTTTTCAGGACTTTCGAATGTATTTACTTTGATCACCTGATTTAGAAAAATATCAGCCGTCTCAAATCCCCAGGATTCCGATAAATAAAGCGATGATCGCATAGTGATTGTTCCAATGGTTGAAATGATCAGATCGCGGGCATTTTGTAAGTTCCTCTCCTTGTTTCCGAGGTTACTCCCGAGTTGTATAAAGCATGTTTGCATTTGTAAGGTAAAAATCGTTGAAATCGGGCCAAAATTACGACAACTTTTCAGAAATAAATTCCACCTTTGCAATTCAATTATTATTCATCTAATACAATGTAAGTTATGAAACAGTTTTTTAAGTTCATGTTCGCCTCTATGCTAGGCTTTTTAATCATGTCGGTCATCCTTTTCTTATTTTTTATAGGGATGATTGCCTCCCTTGCAACAATCATGGATAAAGAAGCCGTAAAAGTGGCTGAAAACACCGTGCTTCATATCAAGTTTGACACAGAGATTCGTGACCGGTCGTCGAAAGACCCCTTCTCAAGTATTGATTTTGCATCCATGCAGCCCATATCATCACTTGGGTTGAACGACATTCTGAAAAATCTGGAGAAAGCGTCCAAAGACCCCAACATCAAAGGCATTTACCTCGATTTAACTTCTGTTCAGACAGGTTTTGCCAATGTACAGGAGATTCGTAGAGCGCTGCTGAAATTCAAGGAGTCTGAAAAATTCATTATCGCCTACAGTGAGACTTTTTCCCAGGGAGCTTATTACCTGGCCTCTGTTGCCGATAAAATTTATCTCAACCCTGAAGGGATGCTCGATTTCAATGGCATCTCCGCGGAGTTGATGTTTTTCAAAGGAACATTGGAAAAGCTTGATCTCGACATGCAGATTATCCGTCATGGCAAATACAAAAGCGCCGTAGAGCCGTTTATGCTCGAGAAGATGAGTCCCGAAAACCGGGAGCAGATGATGGCGCTGATCAATGGTGTCTGGAAAGAAGTATTAAATGGTATTTCCCAATCAAGGAATATCAGTAAGGATGAGCTTAACCGCATCGCTGATGAACTGCTGATCCGGAAGCCGGAAGATGCTGTTTCACTTCGTTTTGTTGATGGCCTGAAATATCATGATGAAGTGATCAGCGAATTGAAAAACCTGACCTCAACTGCTGAGGATACTGAACTGGAAACCCTGACACTTGCAAAATACTTTGATGCTCCGGACCCGGTAAAAGAAAAAGTTGATCGTCAAAACAGGGTGGCTGTAGTTTATGCCATTGGCGAGATCATTTCGGGTAAAGGGAGTGACGATGTGATTGGTTCCGACCGCATTGCCGAGGCCATCCGCGATGCGCGCAAGGATGACAAGGTGAAAGCCATTGTCATGCGTGTCAATTCCCCGGGCGGAAGCGCATTGGCATCTGATGTGATTTTGCGCGAAGCCAAACTGGCCGCCGCCGAGAAACCATTTATCGTTTCGATGGGTAATGTGGCTGCTTCAGGTGGTTATTACATTTCAGCCGCTGCTCATACCATCTACGCCGAACCTTCAACCATTACAGGATCCATCGGGGTGCTGGGAATGATCCCCAACATCGAACAGACCATGAAAAACAAGCTGGGGGTCACCTTCGATTATGCCAACTCCAACGCAAATTCTGATTTCATGACTTTGACCAAACCGCTCACACCGATGCAGCGAGATGTGATCCAGGGCTATATCGAGGATGTTTACAAAACCTTCGTAAACCATGTAGTGGAAGGACGTGGAATGACCTTTGAGCAGGTGGATGAAATTGGACAGGGACGTGTGTGGATTGGGAGCGATGCCCTCGAA encodes the following:
- a CDS encoding NAD-dependent deacylase, translated to MKKIVILTGAGISAESGIKTFRDGDGLWKTHRFEDLATPGAWEKDPALVLEFYNARRRQMLEVRPNEAHFALAMLAEKFNVEIVTQNVDDLHERAGSGKILHLHGELRKARSTVDPGLVYEIDGWELKIGDKCEKGSQLRPHIVWFGEPVDELNHAIEMVKTADLMMIIGTSLVVYPAAGLIRYTRQSIPKYIIDPGAPRYSPEKNLTFINEKASKAVPELVKQLLTNGF
- a CDS encoding deoxynucleoside kinase produces the protein MKFSDYNFISIEGNIGAGKTSLATRIAAECNAKLILEQFEDNSFLPKFYKEPDKYAFPLELSFLAERFEQLKKELTHRDLFTNFTISDYFIHKSFIFARKNLPDDTFSLYKKLFEIISETLPKPDLLVYLYLDIEHLLANIRRRGRNYELDIKADYLEKIQDSYLDFIKKQSNMRILIIDTNQLDFVHKEEDYKLMINVLSGQYATGVHLINPKPE
- the folK gene encoding 2-amino-4-hydroxy-6-hydroxymethyldihydropteridine diphosphokinase, yielding MQTCFIQLGSNLGNKERNLQNARDLIISTIGTITMRSSLYLSESWGFETADIFLNQVIKVNTFESPENVLTKLLELETVIGRKRNGNGGYASRLIDLDMLFYADRVISENGLVVPHPLLHKRRFVLTPINEIAPDLVHPVFHKTISELLLNCDDRLKVKLYKPKQPNSLTWASLK
- the sppA gene encoding signal peptide peptidase SppA codes for the protein MKQFFKFMFASMLGFLIMSVILFLFFIGMIASLATIMDKEAVKVAENTVLHIKFDTEIRDRSSKDPFSSIDFASMQPISSLGLNDILKNLEKASKDPNIKGIYLDLTSVQTGFANVQEIRRALLKFKESEKFIIAYSETFSQGAYYLASVADKIYLNPEGMLDFNGISAELMFFKGTLEKLDLDMQIIRHGKYKSAVEPFMLEKMSPENREQMMALINGVWKEVLNGISQSRNISKDELNRIADELLIRKPEDAVSLRFVDGLKYHDEVISELKNLTSTAEDTELETLTLAKYFDAPDPVKEKVDRQNRVAVVYAIGEIISGKGSDDVIGSDRIAEAIRDARKDDKVKAIVMRVNSPGGSALASDVILREAKLAAAEKPFIVSMGNVAASGGYYISAAAHTIYAEPSTITGSIGVLGMIPNIEQTMKNKLGVTFDYANSNANSDFMTLTKPLTPMQRDVIQGYIEDVYKTFVNHVVEGRGMTFEQVDEIGQGRVWIGSDALEIGLVDELGGINEAIAAAAAKAELDTYSIKEFPVQKDFFEQLLEELTGESSMEARIRAELGPQYRLYQQLRYWQNASGIQARMPFDIYLN